In bacterium, the following proteins share a genomic window:
- a CDS encoding DUF2062 domain-containing protein, with protein sequence MRIIQGRLLMILINFFKKSLVSPLLNLLKQGITPDKLALSVGLGVSLGIFPVIGATTILCTAFGFLFRVNQVAIQLVNYFAYPLQLILFIPFFHLGAWLFQTEPLPFSVEQIFTMLAKDTLGTIEALWLANARAVVAWLLVGPILSFAFYRILTPVFARFAPTPSA encoded by the coding sequence ATGCGGATAATTCAAGGCCGGTTGTTAATGATCCTGATCAATTTTTTTAAGAAGAGTCTAGTTAGCCCTTTGCTCAACCTTCTCAAACAGGGAATTACACCTGATAAACTTGCATTGAGCGTAGGATTGGGCGTAAGCCTTGGTATATTTCCCGTGATCGGCGCTACGACCATTTTATGTACTGCTTTCGGATTTCTCTTCCGCGTCAATCAGGTCGCCATTCAGTTGGTAAATTATTTTGCGTATCCTCTGCAACTGATTCTGTTCATACCTTTTTTCCATCTCGGCGCATGGCTGTTTCAGACCGAGCCATTGCCGTTTTCCGTTGAACAGATATTCACGATGCTGGCCAAGGATACACTTGGAACCATTGAGGCTTTGTGGCTGGCCAACGCCAGGGCCGTGGTTGCCTGGCTGCTTGTCGGGCCTATATTATCATTTGCTTTCTATCGTATATTAACGCCGGTTTTCGCGCGATTCGCACCAACCCCCTCCGCTTGA
- a CDS encoding DUF1365 domain-containing protein yields MVMKSCLYDCTVMHHRLEPKQHRFVYRVFMFYIDLDEVDMLTERFRLLSRNRFNIFSFRDRDHLQVSGATVKDNILAYLSGKGIDGAELRIGLLTNLATFGYVFNPVSFYFCFDRSNNPVCAVAEVGNTFGELKPYFFNGEQLENKTFSKRTTKYFYVSPFIDMDTEFDFQLTVPGEELDIKINDFQHGKKFFISALIGRRKAISDAALIRNFLRFPFITLQIITLIHWQALKLFLKKLNYHKKNDQLELQREVYHGRHA; encoded by the coding sequence ATGGTCATGAAATCTTGTTTATATGACTGCACTGTGATGCATCACCGGCTGGAACCTAAACAACACCGGTTTGTATACCGTGTATTCATGTTCTACATCGATCTTGACGAGGTGGACATGCTGACAGAAAGATTCCGTTTACTTAGCCGAAATCGGTTCAACATTTTCAGCTTTCGCGACCGCGATCATTTGCAAGTATCGGGTGCTACGGTGAAAGACAATATTCTCGCTTATCTTTCAGGCAAAGGCATTGACGGGGCGGAATTGAGGATCGGCCTGCTGACCAACCTGGCTACGTTCGGCTATGTTTTCAATCCGGTCTCGTTTTATTTCTGCTTTGACCGCAGCAACAATCCTGTTTGCGCCGTTGCCGAAGTGGGCAATACCTTTGGTGAACTCAAACCGTATTTCTTTAACGGTGAACAATTGGAGAATAAGACGTTCAGTAAAAGAACAACAAAATATTTTTACGTCTCTCCTTTTATCGACATGGATACGGAATTTGATTTTCAGTTGACCGTGCCGGGCGAGGAATTGGACATAAAGATAAATGATTTTCAGCACGGAAAAAAATTCTTCATTAGCGCCTTAATTGGAAGAAGAAAAGCCATATCGGATGCGGCATTAATCCGAAACTTTCTGCGATTTCCATTCATCACGCTTCAGATCATTACGCTGATACATTGGCAAGCGCTAAAACTGTTTCTGAAAAAACTGAATTACCATAAGAAAAACGACCAATTGGAATTACAACGCGAGGTATATCATGGAAGGCACGCTTAG
- a CDS encoding NAD(P)-binding protein: MKSLAIIGTGIAGMGCAHFLHKEYDLTVYEQENYIGGHTNTVTVDENGKPIYIDTGFMVYNDVTYPNLIRLFKELGVKEKNTSMSFSVQHVPTGLEYSGSGLNGLFAQRKNIFNIGFIKMLTNINRFNKECVEVLTENKYSTYTLEEYVAEKQFDRDFLYKYIIPMSSAVWSTAPDKMTHFPVAALVRFFHTHGFLGLNTQHQWKTLVDGSRSYRDKLIAPFRDRIHTKRAAVKIVKESGKAAVTDAQGNKAIYDSVILACHGDQALRLLERPTDLESRLLKEFRYQKNIATLHTDVSFMPSTKRAWASWNYRLDSDTSGSLTPSTIYYMNSLQHVSDKRDYFVSINGAENIDPGNILKQIDYEHPLFSVGAVEAQKDLPKLNAEGPVYFCGSYFRYGFHEDAFTSALELSRRLSGKEIWS; the protein is encoded by the coding sequence ATGAAATCTCTCGCGATCATCGGTACGGGCATAGCCGGCATGGGGTGCGCACATTTCCTGCACAAGGAATACGACCTTACAGTGTATGAACAGGAAAACTATATCGGCGGCCACACCAATACGGTCACCGTGGATGAGAACGGCAAGCCGATCTACATTGACACCGGATTTATGGTATACAATGACGTGACCTATCCGAACCTAATCCGTCTTTTCAAGGAATTAGGCGTTAAAGAAAAGAACACGTCCATGTCATTCAGCGTCCAGCATGTGCCGACGGGCCTTGAATATAGCGGTTCAGGCCTCAACGGGCTGTTCGCGCAGAGAAAAAATATTTTCAATATCGGATTCATAAAAATGCTTACTAATATCAACCGATTTAATAAAGAATGTGTGGAGGTGCTGACTGAAAACAAATACAGTACTTACACGCTTGAAGAATACGTTGCGGAGAAACAATTCGACAGAGATTTTCTGTACAAATATATCATTCCTATGAGTTCCGCCGTGTGGTCCACTGCGCCGGACAAGATGACACATTTCCCTGTCGCGGCGCTCGTACGTTTCTTTCACACCCACGGTTTTTTAGGACTGAATACGCAGCATCAGTGGAAAACTCTTGTGGACGGAAGCCGGTCTTATCGTGACAAACTTATTGCGCCTTTCAGGGATCGCATTCATACGAAACGTGCCGCCGTGAAGATTGTCAAAGAAAGCGGTAAAGCTGCGGTAACCGATGCGCAAGGAAACAAGGCGATTTACGATTCCGTTATTCTTGCTTGTCATGGCGATCAGGCACTAAGACTTCTGGAAAGGCCGACGGATTTGGAGTCTCGGTTGTTGAAGGAGTTCCGCTATCAGAAGAATATTGCAACACTTCATACGGATGTCTCTTTTATGCCGAGTACAAAACGCGCATGGGCGTCGTGGAATTACCGTTTGGATTCGGATACGTCGGGCTCATTGACACCTTCAACAATATATTACATGAACAGCCTGCAGCACGTTTCCGATAAGCGGGACTATTTTGTATCCATTAACGGCGCCGAAAATATTGACCCAGGAAATATACTCAAGCAGATCGACTATGAACATCCTTTATTTTCTGTCGGCGCCGTCGAAGCACAGAAGGATCTTCCTAAGTTGAACGCCGAAGGGCCGGTCTATTTTTGCGGCAGTTATTTCCGGTACGGTTTCCATGAAGACGCGTTTACTTCGGCGCTCGAATTAAGCCGCCGGCTTTCCGGTAAGGAAATATGGTCATGA
- a CDS encoding class I SAM-dependent methyltransferase, whose protein sequence is MEGTLSTDMLCSRTAGNKFKWQQWLVLRMLKQMQKGYLEISLTDGELIRIGDPLSGHKARIRILNPAFFNKCVFYGDVGFGESYVDGDWETDDITRVINWFILNIDNSPTISGSRRRFAPLNILKSINRWYHRSRENTLKIARRNISEHYDLSNDFFRLFLDPGMTYSSGHFNRPDQSLEEAQSEKYDRLCRQLQIKATDHVLEIGSGWGGFAVHVVKNYGCKITTITISEQQFQYAKDRFEKEGLSDKITILLTDYRKLTGQFDKIVSIEMLEAVGHKYLESYFAQCHALLKADGILGLQVITCPDTRYDSLRKNVDWIQKHIFPGSLLPSIAALNQAINRTGELNLIDLKNMGHHYARTLAIWRENFNRNKDHVKKLGFDSRFIRKWNYYFSYCEAAFYMRNISVVQMIYTRPNNIAY, encoded by the coding sequence ATGGAAGGCACGCTTAGCACGGACATGCTGTGTTCAAGAACTGCGGGCAATAAGTTTAAGTGGCAACAATGGCTGGTGCTCCGGATGCTGAAACAAATGCAGAAGGGTTACCTGGAAATCTCTTTGACCGACGGAGAATTGATCAGGATCGGAGATCCGTTGTCCGGTCACAAAGCGCGGATTCGTATTCTCAATCCGGCTTTTTTCAACAAATGTGTTTTTTACGGCGATGTGGGATTCGGGGAATCTTACGTGGACGGGGATTGGGAAACGGACGACATTACACGGGTGATCAACTGGTTCATTTTGAATATCGACAACAGCCCTACCATATCAGGCTCACGACGCCGGTTTGCGCCTCTAAACATTCTTAAAAGTATCAACCGCTGGTATCACCGGTCCCGTGAGAATACGCTTAAGATCGCCCGTCGGAATATTTCCGAACATTATGACCTGAGTAATGATTTTTTCAGACTATTTCTTGATCCCGGCATGACCTATTCCAGCGGCCATTTCAACAGGCCGGATCAATCACTAGAAGAAGCGCAATCAGAAAAATACGACCGGCTTTGCCGTCAATTGCAGATCAAGGCGACGGATCATGTTTTGGAGATCGGAAGCGGATGGGGAGGATTTGCCGTTCATGTCGTCAAGAACTACGGCTGTAAGATCACCACGATCACTATTTCCGAACAACAATTCCAATACGCCAAGGACCGATTTGAAAAAGAAGGATTATCGGACAAGATCACGATCCTGCTCACAGATTACCGTAAGCTGACGGGACAATTCGATAAGATTGTTTCGATTGAAATGCTTGAGGCTGTAGGCCATAAATATTTGGAATCATACTTTGCTCAATGCCACGCGCTGTTAAAGGCGGACGGTATCCTCGGACTTCAGGTGATTACCTGTCCCGACACCCGTTATGACAGTCTTAGAAAGAATGTGGACTGGATCCAGAAACACATTTTCCCGGGGTCGTTGCTGCCTTCTATTGCTGCGCTGAATCAAGCGATCAATAGAACCGGCGAACTGAATTTGATAGATCTCAAGAATATGGGCCATCACTATGCGCGAACCCTTGCAATATGGCGTGAGAATTTTAACCGCAACAAAGATCATGTTAAAAAACTCGGCTTCGACAGCCGTTTTATACGCAAATGGAATTATTATTTCAGCTATTGCGAAGCAGCCTTTTATATGCGTAATATTAGCGTCGTGCAAATGATCTATACGCGCCCAAATAATATTGCGTATTAG